In Haliaeetus albicilla chromosome 2, bHalAlb1.1, whole genome shotgun sequence, a single genomic region encodes these proteins:
- the SEM1 gene encoding 26S proteasome complex subunit SEM1, translating into MSEKKQPVDLGLLEEDDEFEEFPAEDWTGLDEDEDAHVWEDNWDDDNVEDDFSNQLRAELEKHGYKMETS; encoded by the exons ATGTCGGAGAAGAAGCAGCCGGTGGACCTGGGGCTCCTGGAGGAGGACGACGAGTTTGAGGAGTTCCCGGCAGAAG ATTGGACTGGTTTAGATGAAGATGAAGATGCGCACGTCTGGGAAGACAATTGGGATGATGACAATGTAGAAGATGATTTCTCCAATCAGTTaag AGCTGAATTAGAAAAACATGGATACAAGATGGAAACCTCGTAG